One Canis lupus dingo isolate Sandy chromosome 29, ASM325472v2, whole genome shotgun sequence genomic region harbors:
- the PEX2 gene encoding peroxisome biogenesis factor 2, translating to MASREEKTKRTDRVLRISQLDALELNKALEQLVWAQFTQCFHGFKPGLLAHFEPEVKALLWLFLWRFTIYSKNATVGQSVLNIQYKNDFSPKLRYQPPSKNQKLWYAVCTIGGTWLEERCYDLFRNRHLASFGKARQCVNIMVGLLKLGGLINFLIFLQRGKFATLTERLLGIRSVFCKPQNVREVGFEYMNRELLWHGFAEFLIFLLPLINIQKLKAKLSSWCIPLTGAPTSDNTLATSGKQCSLCGEWPTMPHTIGCEHIFCYYCVKSSFLFDMYFTCPKCGTEVQSLQPLKSGIEMSEVNAL from the coding sequence ATGGCTtccagagaagagaagacaaagagGACAGACAGAGTGCTAAGAATAAGTCAGTTGGATGCTCTTGAACTCAACAAGGCCCTGGAGCAGCTGGTTTGGGCCCAGTTTACTCAGTGCTTTCACGGGTTTAAGCCAGGACTGTTAGCGCACTTTGAACCAGAGGTGAAAGCGCTCCTGTGGCTTTTCTTGTGGCGATTCACCATCTACTCTAAAAATGCCACCGTGGGACAGTCTGTTTTGAATATTCAGTACAAAAACGATTTTTCCCCGAAGCTGAGGTACCAGCCGCCGAGTAAGAATCAGAAGCTGTGGTATGCTGTGTGTACGATTGGCGGGACGTGGCTAGAAGAGCGCTGCTACGACCTATTTCGAAACCGTCACTTGGCGTCGTTTGGGAAAGCCAGGCAGTGTGTGAACATCATGGTTGGACTTCTGAAATTAGGCGGGCTGattaatttcctgattttcctTCAGAGGGGCAAGTTTGCAACTTTGACAGAACGTCTCCTAGGCATTCGTTCTGTATTTTGCAAGCCCCAAAACGTACGTGAGGTTGGCTTTGAGTATATGAATAGGGAACTTCTCTGGCATGGTTTTGCAgagtttctgatttttctccttccGCTTATCAATATCCAGAAGTTGAAAGCTAAGTTATCTTCATGGTGTATTCCTCTTACCGGTGCTCCTACCAGTGACAATACACTAGCCACAAGCGGCAAACAGTGTTCTCTGTGTGGAGAGTGGCCCACCATGCCTCACACCATAGGATGTGAGCATATCTTCTGCTACTACTGTGTTAAGAGTAGTTTCTTATTTGACATGTACTTTACTTGCCCTAAGTGTGGCACAGAGGTACAGAGTCTGCAGCCACTGAAATCAGGAATCGAGATGTCAGAAGTGAATGCTCTTTAG